A part of Desulfobacter sp. genomic DNA contains:
- the phnW gene encoding 2-aminoethylphosphonate--pyruvate transaminase, translated as MNEHTAIPEKPYLLLTPGPLTTTASVKSVMLRDWCTWDREYNDIVENIRKKLVSLATDSPGYTAVPMQGSGTFSVEACIGTAVPKEGKLLVLANGAYGRRMAAIADRMGLAWAIQDAGDTAAPDLGALNRILEQDKQITHVAAVHCETTTGMLNPVRDIGRVVLKHGKSFIVDAMSSFGGIPMDMAEIGADYLVSSANKCIQGVPGFGFVIAREAALSRTRGNSRSLSLDLYDQWETMEKGKGKWRFTSPTHVVRAFAAALDELEQEGGVLRRWERYRTNQQILVTGMASLGFTPLLPGPYQSPIITAFYSPDHPEYEFYRFYNRLKEAGFVIYPGKVTELPTFRIGNIGDIFPKDIEGLVLAVESAMYWTS; from the coding sequence ATGAATGAACATACGGCCATACCTGAAAAACCCTATCTGCTGCTGACCCCCGGCCCCCTGACCACCACAGCATCGGTGAAATCCGTCATGCTCCGGGACTGGTGTACCTGGGACCGGGAGTATAATGATATCGTTGAAAATATACGGAAAAAGTTAGTCTCCCTGGCCACGGACAGCCCAGGGTATACCGCCGTTCCCATGCAGGGCTCCGGCACCTTTTCCGTTGAGGCCTGTATCGGGACTGCCGTTCCCAAGGAGGGCAAGCTTCTGGTCCTGGCCAACGGGGCCTACGGCCGCAGGATGGCCGCCATTGCTGACCGCATGGGGCTGGCCTGGGCCATTCAGGATGCCGGGGATACCGCCGCCCCGGATCTGGGGGCGCTGAACCGGATTTTGGAACAGGACAAACAAATTACCCATGTGGCCGCGGTCCACTGCGAAACCACCACCGGGATGCTCAATCCGGTCAGGGATATCGGCCGGGTGGTCCTGAAACACGGAAAATCATTTATTGTCGATGCCATGAGCAGTTTCGGCGGCATCCCCATGGATATGGCCGAAATCGGTGCCGATTACCTGGTTTCCAGTGCCAATAAATGTATCCAGGGGGTGCCGGGCTTCGGGTTTGTCATCGCCCGGGAAGCGGCCCTGTCCCGGACCCGGGGGAATTCAAGATCCCTGAGCCTGGATCTTTATGACCAGTGGGAAACCATGGAAAAGGGAAAGGGCAAATGGCGTTTTACCTCCCCCACCCATGTGGTCCGTGCCTTTGCTGCCGCGCTTGATGAACTGGAACAGGAGGGGGGCGTACTCCGCCGCTGGGAACGCTACAGGACCAATCAGCAGATCCTGGTAACCGGGATGGCATCCCTGGGATTTACGCCCCTGCTGCCGGGGCCGTATCAGTCTCCTATTATTACCGCCTTTTACAGTCCGGACCATCCTGAGTATGAGTTTTACCGGTTTTACAACCGGCTCAAGGAAGCCGGGTTTGTGATTTATCCGGGTAAAGTCACTGAATTGCCCACCTTCCGTATCGGAAACATCGGAGATATTTTTCCAAAGGATATTGAAGGATTGGTGCTGGCCGTTGAATCGGCCATGTACTGGACATCCTGA
- a CDS encoding Hpt domain-containing protein → MTLSPVNMDSLNEIMDNDAELIQECFEDFLADYPGMIGNLKSAAADLDFEEIDNTAHTLKGTLRYLAAEPAAQSALAVETAGRHQDPENLEQKISALEDRCRAVIQYIKEFLA, encoded by the coding sequence ATGACCCTGTCCCCGGTGAATATGGATTCACTCAACGAGATCATGGACAATGATGCAGAACTGATCCAAGAGTGTTTTGAGGATTTTCTGGCTGATTACCCGGGAATGATTGGGAACCTGAAATCAGCGGCGGCGGACCTGGATTTTGAGGAAATAGATAATACCGCCCATACGCTCAAGGGCACCCTGAGGTACCTGGCGGCAGAACCGGCAGCCCAGTCGGCCCTGGCCGTTGAAACCGCCGGCCGCCACCAGGACCCGGAGAACCTGGAGCAAAAAATTTCTGCACTTGAGGACCGATGCCGCGCCGTAATTCAATATATTAAAGAGTTTCTCGCCTGA
- a CDS encoding ABC transporter substrate-binding protein, translating into MAVDPNIKIVVADDSGTMRIMFKQILAKAGFTNLVMAVNGADGIEKVKAEKPDLVISDWNMPQVDGLDFLKALRDMEEFKTLPFIMATAQSDKGQQLAIMEAGGNAHCPKPFDEAQITQAIEKAFSGDSGPAQRVTKQRSVIGGRVELNVAHIQITDHLALGALKHRIQQGEVEPQHFDLTTSLMAGWNPIQEGLESGEIDCAFVLAPIAMDLFAYDSPIQLVLFAHKNGSTFVRSRHYDHRFDSLQSFYKYKVVDIPHKMSVHHMLAHKFLKELGLKPGVPGKKAINVRFEVVPPIKMPGIMKENEDVAGFMVAEPVATKAIKGDIGNLEFYSATRWENHPCCIVAMQKDFIQDHPEAVQEFVSMLVETGEYIENDKNRAAQIAVDFLDPQGKLGLNPQVLQNVFSQPMAIRWDGLYPEASDLDKIQRYMHDVMEIGKIIDLESFIETSFANSAYNI; encoded by the coding sequence ATGGCGGTAGATCCTAACATCAAAATTGTTGTGGCGGACGACTCCGGAACCATGCGGATCATGTTCAAACAGATCCTGGCAAAAGCCGGATTTACCAACCTTGTTATGGCCGTCAACGGTGCCGACGGTATTGAAAAGGTCAAAGCTGAAAAACCCGACCTGGTTATTTCCGACTGGAATATGCCCCAGGTGGACGGCCTGGACTTTTTAAAGGCCCTGCGGGATATGGAAGAATTCAAAACCCTGCCCTTTATCATGGCCACCGCCCAGTCGGACAAGGGACAGCAGCTGGCCATCATGGAAGCCGGCGGCAACGCGCACTGCCCCAAGCCCTTTGATGAAGCACAGATCACCCAGGCCATTGAAAAGGCGTTTTCCGGCGACTCCGGACCGGCACAGCGGGTGACCAAACAAAGAAGTGTCATCGGCGGACGGGTGGAGTTGAATGTGGCCCATATCCAGATCACGGACCACCTGGCCCTGGGCGCCCTGAAACACCGTATCCAGCAGGGGGAGGTTGAACCCCAGCATTTTGACCTGACCACCAGCCTCATGGCCGGCTGGAATCCCATCCAGGAAGGCCTGGAAAGCGGGGAAATTGACTGTGCATTTGTCCTGGCGCCCATTGCCATGGACCTATTTGCCTATGACTCCCCCATCCAGCTGGTGCTCTTTGCCCATAAGAACGGTTCCACCTTTGTACGGTCCCGGCACTACGATCATCGGTTCGACTCCCTCCAGAGCTTCTATAAATATAAGGTCGTGGACATCCCCCATAAAATGTCCGTCCACCACATGCTGGCCCACAAATTCCTCAAGGAACTGGGTCTCAAGCCCGGCGTTCCCGGCAAAAAGGCCATCAACGTCCGGTTCGAGGTTGTGCCGCCCATCAAGATGCCCGGCATCATGAAGGAAAATGAAGATGTGGCCGGATTCATGGTGGCGGAACCTGTTGCCACCAAAGCCATCAAAGGAGACATCGGCAACCTGGAATTCTATTCGGCCACCCGGTGGGAAAACCACCCCTGCTGCATTGTGGCCATGCAGAAGGATTTTATCCAGGACCACCCAGAAGCGGTCCAGGAATTTGTATCCATGCTGGTGGAAACCGGCGAGTACATTGAAAATGACAAAAACAGGGCCGCCCAGATCGCCGTTGATTTCCTGGATCCCCAGGGCAAATTGGGGCTGAACCCCCAGGTGCTCCAGAATGTATTTTCCCAGCCCATGGCCATCCGCTGGGACGGCCTATACCCGGAAGCGTCGGACCTGGACAAAATCCAGCGCTACATGCATGATGTCATGGAAATCGGCAAGATCATCGACCTTGAAAGCTTCATCGAAACCAGCTTTGCCAATAGCGCCTACAATATTTAG
- a CDS encoding ABC transporter permease encodes MASAESNGSAIVTLKNHLPGKKLLKSVNPFSQRGSRQAGLSPYFTRIWLGWKYELAGLGIFAGLWALITGVLFSRPDYAQFTGFLPGPTLAALADAAGDGRFWLSVFTSLRRIVAGIALAAVMGLPIGIIVGFYPRLRGLSYSAIQFIRMISPLSWMPIALLLFTSFESAVYFLIVMATICPIILNTAIGVMDINPQWIQMARNQGADNIQIIRTIIVPYAVPHMMTSLRLALGVAWIVLVPAEFLGVSSGLGYLINDARDTMEYDKLMAMIIAIGMLGFILDRTFQKFQSMLSRSWKG; translated from the coding sequence ATGGCATCGGCGGAATCAAACGGTTCTGCAATTGTGACATTGAAAAACCATTTACCAGGGAAGAAATTGTTGAAATCAGTTAACCCATTTTCCCAGCGCGGATCTCGCCAGGCAGGCCTTAGCCCTTATTTCACCCGCATCTGGCTGGGGTGGAAATACGAGCTGGCCGGATTGGGAATCTTTGCAGGCCTCTGGGCACTGATTACCGGCGTCCTTTTCTCCCGTCCGGATTATGCCCAGTTTACCGGCTTTCTGCCCGGCCCCACCCTGGCGGCCCTGGCAGATGCCGCTGGTGACGGCAGATTCTGGCTCTCTGTATTCACCAGCTTGCGGCGGATCGTTGCGGGCATTGCCCTGGCGGCGGTAATGGGACTTCCCATTGGGATCATCGTAGGCTTTTATCCGCGGCTGAGGGGACTTTCATATTCCGCCATCCAATTTATCAGGATGATCAGCCCCCTCTCCTGGATGCCGATTGCCCTGCTTTTATTTACCAGCTTTGAATCTGCCGTATATTTTTTGATTGTAATGGCCACCATTTGTCCTATAATACTGAACACGGCCATCGGCGTCATGGACATCAATCCCCAGTGGATACAGATGGCCAGAAACCAGGGCGCCGACAATATTCAGATCATACGGACCATTATCGTACCCTACGCCGTTCCCCATATGATGACCAGCCTGAGACTGGCCCTTGGGGTGGCCTGGATTGTCCTGGTGCCGGCAGAATTCTTAGGGGTGTCGTCGGGACTGGGTTACCTGATCAACGACGCCAGGGATACTATGGAATACGACAAGCTCATGGCAATGATCATTGCCATCGGCATGCTGGGTTTTATACTGGACCGGACATTTCAAAAATTTCAGAGTATGCTCAGCCGGTCCTGGAAAGGGTAA
- a CDS encoding ABC transporter substrate-binding protein: MPEMTRRDFLKTTAKAAGAAAAGPLFLPGAGLAKQSPLKLGYLPITDATPLLVAHGLGYFAQEGLNVERPVMVRSWKVLTESFLAGKFNLTHMLFPIPVWMRFRQGVPVKVLAWDHTNGSAVTVRGNSGIRGFKDLSGRQVAVPSWYSMHNLLMQMGLRTQGLTPVIRPQSAPLSDREVNLFILPPPDMPTALLGKKIDAFIVADPFNALSQEKFSARIMRYSGDIWKNHPCCVIVTHENLIRENSAMVQKAMNAIVRAQAWCMANPMETAHLLSRDGEGYLPVPQKVLNRVFGTIDKQELVHPQWGVERIGFQPYPFPSATRFIVDRMKETLVEGSTAFLSGLDSGAAARELVDDRFVSRALDGIGGIKRFCNCDIEKPFTREEIVEIS, encoded by the coding sequence ATGCCTGAGATGACACGCAGGGATTTTTTGAAAACAACGGCCAAGGCTGCAGGGGCTGCCGCCGCAGGTCCTTTGTTCCTGCCCGGAGCGGGGCTGGCCAAGCAAAGCCCCCTGAAACTGGGCTACCTGCCCATCACCGATGCCACCCCCCTTTTGGTGGCCCACGGCCTGGGTTATTTTGCCCAGGAGGGGCTGAATGTGGAACGGCCGGTCATGGTCAGGTCCTGGAAGGTGCTCACCGAGTCCTTTCTGGCTGGCAAATTCAACCTGACCCACATGCTCTTTCCCATCCCGGTATGGATGCGGTTCAGGCAGGGGGTGCCGGTGAAGGTGCTGGCCTGGGACCATACCAACGGCAGTGCAGTGACGGTCCGGGGCAATTCCGGAATAAGGGGATTCAAAGACCTGAGCGGCAGACAGGTGGCTGTGCCTTCCTGGTACTCCATGCACAACCTGCTCATGCAGATGGGACTGCGGACCCAGGGACTGACCCCGGTCATCCGTCCCCAGTCCGCCCCCCTCTCCGACAGGGAGGTCAACCTGTTCATCCTGCCTCCGCCGGACATGCCCACCGCCCTCTTGGGCAAAAAAATAGATGCCTTTATCGTGGCAGATCCCTTCAACGCCCTGTCCCAGGAGAAATTCTCGGCCAGGATCATGCGTTATTCAGGGGATATCTGGAAAAATCACCCCTGTTGTGTTATCGTCACCCATGAAAATTTGATCCGTGAAAACAGTGCCATGGTCCAGAAGGCAATGAACGCCATTGTCCGGGCCCAGGCCTGGTGCATGGCCAATCCAATGGAGACGGCCCACCTGCTCAGCCGGGACGGGGAAGGCTATCTTCCCGTCCCCCAGAAGGTGCTGAACCGGGTATTCGGGACGATAGATAAACAGGAACTGGTTCACCCCCAGTGGGGAGTGGAACGGATCGGTTTCCAGCCTTACCCATTTCCGTCTGCCACCCGGTTTATAGTGGACCGGATGAAGGAGACCCTGGTGGAAGGCAGCACGGCATTCCTATCAGGGCTGGATTCAGGCGCAGCCGCCCGTGAGCTGGTGGATGACCGATTCGTGAGCCGGGCATTGGATGGCATCGGCGGAATCAAACGGTTCTGCAATTGTGACATTGAAAAACCATTTACCAGGGAAGAAATTGTTGAAATCAGTTAA
- a CDS encoding ABC transporter ATP-binding protein translates to MKIEIEKLSKAYQRKGEAPHLVLKDISFDIDPGDFVIILGESGCGKTTLLNLIAGLEPATSGTIRVNGKEISGIHPSRSMIFQQPVLIPWLSVRENVAYGCKLRKDIQDLDYRVSQFLEIMGLTGAAESKPRHLSLGMAQRVCLARALVGRPSALLLDEPFASLDTFTQAHIQEELTNLWLSEKFTAVFVTHDIDEAVRLGNKIVLLGGDPATATEMIEINAEYPRERHHHQIKGFRTKILERFKSAYQVKRRLI, encoded by the coding sequence CTGAAAATAGAAATCGAAAAACTGAGCAAAGCCTACCAGCGCAAAGGAGAAGCCCCCCACCTGGTACTCAAGGACATCTCCTTTGACATTGATCCCGGTGATTTCGTTATTATCCTGGGCGAATCCGGCTGCGGGAAGACCACCCTGCTCAACCTGATCGCCGGCCTTGAGCCCGCCACTTCAGGCACCATCCGGGTAAACGGCAAAGAGATATCGGGCATCCACCCCTCGCGGTCCATGATTTTCCAGCAGCCCGTGCTGATTCCCTGGCTCAGTGTACGGGAAAACGTAGCCTACGGCTGCAAACTCCGCAAAGACATCCAGGACCTGGATTACCGGGTCAGCCAGTTTCTGGAAATCATGGGACTGACCGGGGCGGCAGAAAGCAAGCCCCGGCATCTTTCCCTGGGCATGGCCCAGCGCGTCTGTCTGGCCAGGGCGTTGGTTGGCCGCCCTTCCGCCCTGCTTCTGGACGAGCCGTTCGCTTCATTGGACACCTTTACCCAGGCCCATATCCAGGAAGAACTGACCAATCTCTGGCTCTCTGAAAAATTCACGGCCGTATTTGTCACCCATGACATTGATGAGGCGGTCCGTCTGGGCAATAAAATCGTCCTTTTGGGCGGGGATCCGGCAACAGCGACCGAAATGATTGAAATAAATGCGGAATATCCCAGGGAAAGGCACCATCACCAGATAAAAGGATTCAGGACCAAAATACTGGAACGCTTTAAAAGCGCCTATCAGGTGAAGCGGAGGTTGATCTGA
- a CDS encoding ABC transporter substrate-binding protein, with protein sequence MQSFVDIRIGHLNILDHLILAPAGACGEPPGNRPAAPRLTGSVPEIYLQPLNSWEQVARGLQSGDINAAFISIPLAMALSQQKQDIALVMFTHRGGSRMAAATGVKQIKDFRGKSVLIPHALSIQNMLLHRFLDARNLIPEKAGDRRGVCAESIPSFLMPEMAARDHGEIAALICEAPFGTEAIDRGGARHLLATQDLWPDHPGSAFVVHRDLLKGREADISALVSFFFRCAEFIDARIQAQDDALVPLAADFLQKPAGLVRRALAAACIRYTPELLVPEPELLSVIARYMGENMGLLPGPIDMENFVVPGFARQALEEFNC encoded by the coding sequence TTGCAGTCATTTGTGGATATCCGCATCGGACATTTAAACATTCTTGACCATTTAATACTGGCCCCGGCAGGTGCCTGCGGGGAACCACCGGGTAACCGGCCGGCCGCTCCCAGGCTGACCGGTTCTGTGCCCGAAATCTATCTTCAGCCCCTGAATTCCTGGGAGCAGGTCGCCCGTGGCCTTCAGTCCGGAGATATCAACGCCGCCTTTATCAGCATCCCATTGGCCATGGCATTGTCCCAGCAAAAGCAGGATATTGCCCTGGTCATGTTCACCCACAGGGGGGGAAGCCGGATGGCGGCCGCCACCGGGGTGAAGCAAATCAAAGATTTCAGGGGAAAAAGCGTCCTCATCCCCCACGCCCTGTCCATCCAAAACATGCTGCTGCACCGTTTTCTGGATGCCAGAAACCTGATCCCGGAAAAGGCCGGCGACCGGCGGGGGGTCTGCGCCGAATCCATCCCCTCCTTTCTCATGCCGGAGATGGCAGCCAGGGACCATGGGGAGATTGCCGCCCTTATCTGTGAAGCCCCCTTCGGCACCGAAGCAATTGACCGGGGCGGTGCCAGGCATCTGCTGGCCACCCAGGATCTCTGGCCTGACCATCCCGGCTCCGCTTTTGTGGTGCACCGGGATCTTCTCAAGGGCCGGGAAGCCGATATAAGTGCCCTTGTCAGCTTTTTTTTCCGGTGTGCAGAATTTATAGACGCCCGCATCCAGGCCCAGGATGACGCGTTGGTTCCGCTGGCCGCAGACTTTTTGCAGAAACCGGCCGGCCTGGTCCGCCGGGCCCTGGCAGCGGCCTGTATCCGATATACACCGGAGCTATTGGTTCCCGAACCGGAGCTATTAAGCGTTATTGCCCGCTACATGGGAGAGAACATGGGCCTGCTGCCCGGCCCCATTGATATGGAAAATTTTGTTGTCCCAGGCTTTGCACGCCAAGCCCTTGAGGAGTTCAATTGCTGA
- a CDS encoding chemotaxis protein CheD — protein sequence MTTHSDSPAVLDYFLRPGFIYLPEKPTVISTVLGSSVSVSLYDKRLKTGGMNHFLFPHAGTGQKTTALYGNIAVPVLIRMMMENGSKRAHLEAQIFGGAFNQEISPMDIGRDNLRTARDILTRKQIKIVSEDVGGIKGRKVVFNTNSYEIGILKVDRLRESDWYPYDGDR from the coding sequence ATGACCACACATTCAGATTCACCGGCTGTTCTGGATTATTTCCTAAGGCCCGGTTTTATTTACCTGCCTGAAAAACCCACCGTTATTTCAACGGTGCTTGGCTCTTCGGTTTCCGTCAGCCTTTACGACAAACGGCTGAAAACCGGCGGCATGAACCACTTTCTTTTCCCCCATGCCGGCACCGGACAGAAAACCACCGCCCTGTACGGCAACATCGCTGTTCCTGTTTTAATCCGGATGATGATGGAAAACGGGTCAAAACGCGCCCACCTTGAAGCACAGATTTTCGGTGGGGCCTTTAACCAGGAAATTTCACCCATGGATATCGGCCGGGATAATCTAAGGACCGCCAGGGATATCCTCACCAGAAAGCAGATTAAAATCGTTTCAGAGGATGTGGGGGGAATTAAGGGGCGGAAGGTGGTATTTAATACCAACTCCTACGAAATCGGTATCCTCAAGGTAGACCGGCTAAGGGAATCCGACTGGTATCCCTATGACGGAGACCGGTAG
- a CDS encoding AarF/ABC1/UbiB kinase family protein, with translation MLSIKTVTRITKRYRHLVRYQQIIGIILKYGFENIIDAMNINYYIESGLRLIPFAKPHEKVEKLSRNQRIRMMLEELGPTFVKMGQVLSSRPDLVPVDLTRELTRLQDKIPSFGFDLVKQIIHSEFGKPWDQVFHSMEERPFASASIGQVHRAMLDRDTPIAVKIQRPGIQKIIEVDLEIIHYLAQVMENNIEEIAIFRPVKIVEEFAATLEKELDYTVEAANMERMAGQFKKDDTIRIPRVYRSCSGQRVLSMEFIQGIKADDIEAIDRAGLDRKQITRAGADFIMRQVFEFGFFHADPHPGNIFILKDSKICVVDFGMTGFVDQATRELFIDLLHGLASKNIRMTARLLCELAEFDTPPRMGKLEKDIALFSSIHLSRALKEIHPGRMVHQFLELCAEHGLRIPPDLFLMIKAFISIEGVARKLDPEFDMVGHARPYVRAATLKKYSFPRVSSDIAGIAKETFALLQTLPSDTAQLISLAKQGKLKAVVQMDGLEKLMTTQDQTSNRISFAIIIASLILGSAIVLNSAIPPLVFGVSVIGIAGFITAAVMGIWLLVAIIRKGKL, from the coding sequence ATGCTTTCCATTAAAACCGTAACACGGATCACCAAGCGGTACCGGCACCTGGTCCGGTACCAGCAGATCATCGGCATCATTCTCAAATACGGATTTGAGAACATCATTGATGCCATGAACATCAATTACTATATCGAGTCGGGGCTGCGTCTCATTCCCTTTGCCAAGCCCCATGAAAAGGTTGAAAAGCTTTCCCGGAACCAGCGCATCCGGATGATGCTGGAGGAACTGGGCCCCACCTTTGTCAAGATGGGCCAGGTGCTCTCATCCCGGCCGGACCTGGTGCCCGTGGACCTGACCCGGGAATTGACCCGGCTCCAGGACAAAATCCCCTCATTCGGGTTCGACCTGGTCAAACAGATCATCCACAGCGAGTTCGGCAAACCCTGGGACCAGGTTTTCCACTCCATGGAGGAACGCCCCTTTGCCTCAGCCTCCATCGGTCAGGTCCACCGGGCCATGCTGGACCGGGACACCCCCATCGCCGTAAAAATACAGCGCCCGGGCATCCAGAAAATCATTGAGGTGGACCTGGAAATCATCCATTACCTGGCCCAGGTGATGGAAAACAATATCGAGGAAATCGCCATTTTCCGACCGGTAAAAATCGTTGAGGAATTTGCCGCCACCCTGGAAAAGGAACTGGACTATACAGTGGAGGCCGCCAACATGGAACGGATGGCCGGCCAGTTTAAAAAGGACGACACCATCCGGATCCCCAGGGTCTACCGGTCCTGCTCGGGACAGCGGGTATTGAGCATGGAGTTTATCCAGGGTATCAAGGCCGACGACATAGAGGCCATTGACCGGGCCGGGCTGGACAGGAAACAGATTACCCGGGCCGGGGCCGATTTCATCATGCGCCAGGTCTTTGAATTCGGATTTTTCCATGCCGACCCCCACCCCGGCAATATTTTCATCCTCAAGGATTCAAAAATCTGCGTGGTGGATTTCGGCATGACGGGATTCGTGGACCAGGCCACCCGGGAATTGTTCATCGATCTTCTCCACGGCCTGGCCTCCAAAAACATACGGATGACGGCCAGGCTGCTCTGTGAGCTGGCGGAGTTCGATACCCCCCCCAGGATGGGTAAGCTTGAGAAGGATATTGCCCTGTTCTCATCCATCCACCTGTCCCGGGCCCTGAAGGAGATCCATCCCGGCCGCATGGTCCACCAGTTCCTGGAACTGTGTGCGGAGCACGGGCTGCGCATCCCACCGGACCTGTTCCTCATGATAAAGGCCTTTATTTCCATTGAAGGGGTGGCCCGGAAACTGGACCCTGAATTCGACATGGTGGGCCACGCCCGGCCCTATGTGCGGGCCGCCACCCTGAAAAAATATTCCTTCCCCAGGGTGTCCAGTGACATTGCCGGGATTGCCAAGGAAACCTTTGCCCTGCTCCAGACCCTGCCGTCGGATACGGCCCAGCTCATTTCACTGGCCAAACAGGGCAAGCTCAAAGCCGTGGTTCAGATGGACGGCCTGGAAAAACTGATGACCACCCAGGACCAGACCTCCAACCGGATATCCTTTGCCATCATCATCGCGTCCCTGATTCTGGGTTCGGCCATCGTGCTCAACTCGGCCATCCCCCCCCTGGTATTCGGGGTTTCCGTTATCGGTATTGCAGGATTCATCACGGCGGCGGTGATGGGAATCTGGCTGCTGGTGGCCATTATCCGGAAAGGGAAGCTGTGA
- a CDS encoding phasin family protein: MLETIKKSLLTGVGMALRSKKEIETLAKEFAEQSEMNQQEAKEFLDDCRKRYDDAKSDLDTKIEKTIESILKRLDLPSRSDIDALNKRMDDLTAKLKEEQD, encoded by the coding sequence ATGCTTGAAACCATCAAAAAAAGCCTGCTCACCGGCGTTGGAATGGCCCTGCGGTCCAAAAAGGAAATCGAAACCCTGGCAAAGGAATTTGCGGAGCAATCTGAAATGAACCAGCAGGAAGCCAAGGAATTCCTGGATGACTGCCGGAAGCGTTATGACGACGCTAAATCTGATCTGGATACGAAAATTGAAAAAACCATCGAATCCATCCTAAAGCGACTGGACCTGCCCTCCAGGTCAGACATCGACGCGTTGAACAAGCGCATGGACGACCTGACTGCAAAATTAAAAGAAGAACAAGACTGA